The nucleotide sequence ACGCTGCTCAGCCGTTCGACTATTGATGTTTATTTGACCGACATCAAATAAAACTCAAGCCCGGCGGGTTTTGCCTTGAAGCTGTGCAACTGGTGGGATCTGGAAGGGGGCAATGACCCGGCGCGGGAGCAGTTCCCCGCCGGTCACGGTGTCCATGCATCCGAGAGGCGGCCGATTTCCGCGCCCGTCACCCGGATGACCGCATGGGATCGGCCCCGGCGCAAGCGTCTGCGGAAAAAGGCCGACAACTGGTGATGCTGTTGTTACGACACCCTCGCAGTGGCAGCACACAATGCTCTGGTCATGCGCTCGAGGCCCGAACGAAGGGCATTCATCGCGTAGTTCATTGCGTCGCCTCTGACTTGACCTGTGCCAGGCCCGCTTGACCATCCCATGTAGACACCTCTGCCTTGACCTGTGCCAGGCCTGGTTGCCCATCCCACGTAGTCACCCCTTCCAGCCAACCGTCGAGCACCTCGGGGTGAGCCTTGATCCATGCGCGTGCGGCGAATTCAGGATCCATCTTGTCATCAAGAATGTTGCCCATGATGTGGTTTTCCATATCCAGGGTAAAACTCAGGTTTTTCAGCAGTTGACCGACATTGGGACACTCGTCGACATAACCTTTGCGCGTACTGGTATAGACCGTGGCATCACCGAAGTCCGGACCAAAATACGCATCGCCGCCGGTGAGGAACTTCATCTTGAAGCGAGTATTCATCGGGTGTGGTTCCCAGCCCAGGAACACGATGGCCTCATTGCGCCGCTGAGCCCGCTCAACCTGTGCCAGCATCCCCGACTCGCTCGACGCAACCACTGAGAACCCCGCGTCCTTCAAACCGAACGCGTTTTCGCTGATCGCTTTGAGGACCGCGTTATTGCCACCGTCGCCAGGCTCAAGACCATATATTTTGCCGTTCAACGCTTCCTTGAACCGCGCGATGTCAGCAAAGTCCTTCAGCCCTTGGTCCCAGAGTGTCTGCGGGACGGCAAGGGTGTACTTCGCGTGCTTCAGGTTGATGCGCACTATGTCGATCTTGCTGGTGTCGCGATAAGGCTTGAGATCCGGCTCCATGGTGGGGAGCCACGTGCCGAGAAATACATCCATGCTCTTGCCCTCGGACAGGGCCTTGAAGGTCAGTGGAACACCGACCAGGGTTGATTTGGTTTGATATCCGAGGCTTTTCATAAGCGTGGTCGCGATCGCGGTCGTGGTCTGGATATCGGTCCAGCCGGGATCGGACAAACGCACCAGGCGACATTGCGCCGGCTCAGCGGCATAGCTGTTCACGGACAATGCAAGGGCGGAGCACAATACTAAACGGAGTACATTTTTCATGACGCAAGTTCCTCTCTGTAGCAGCTAAGCAAGCGGCAGTTTTTGTTATTGCAGAGGTAAAACAGTCTTGTTCTTATCGGTTGAAAAAACGTTGTTGCTAACGGCGGATACCGATCACGCGACCACAATATCCAGGGCGCGGTAGTGATCGATGGGATTCAAAGATCTGGCTCAGATGCCCTTCGACGGAGCCGGCGAACTTTGCCGCGCGGCCTGCCTCGGTGTTGATGTTCATGAGCATCTGTTCGCTGACCGCGAGCAGCACACTGTCGTGGGGGCGATACAGGTGGTGCACGACGTGAAGACGCTTGCTGTCGTAGTCAACCAAATGAGTGAAGACCTGCACCTGGTCATGCAGCTTGGCTTCGCTCAAGTAATTGATGTGCGCTTCGAGTGTGTACAGCGTGTGCCCATGCAGGACACGACCTTCGGCGTCCAGGCCGATGCGGTCCATCAGCGCATCAGTGGCGTGGCTAAACAACAAGAAATAGAAGGCGTCGCGCAGATGGCCGTTGTAGTCGATCCAGTCCTCGATAACCTTCGTCTGATGGATGAGCAGCAGGTTGTTCACGAGTAAATCCTTCCAGAAGTCATTGGTACATCTCAGAGATCGAGAACGAGTGTTTCTGACAGCGAGCGGGAAACGCAGATCATCATCACGTCGTTCTTCCTGCGCTCGGCTGCCGTCAGCACGCTGTCG is from Pseudomonas sp. B21-056 and encodes:
- the choX gene encoding choline ABC transporter substrate-binding protein, whose protein sequence is MKNVLRLVLCSALALSVNSYAAEPAQCRLVRLSDPGWTDIQTTTAIATTLMKSLGYQTKSTLVGVPLTFKALSEGKSMDVFLGTWLPTMEPDLKPYRDTSKIDIVRINLKHAKYTLAVPQTLWDQGLKDFADIARFKEALNGKIYGLEPGDGGNNAVLKAISENAFGLKDAGFSVVASSESGMLAQVERAQRRNEAIVFLGWEPHPMNTRFKMKFLTGGDAYFGPDFGDATVYTSTRKGYVDECPNVGQLLKNLSFTLDMENHIMGNILDDKMDPEFAARAWIKAHPEVLDGWLEGVTTWDGQPGLAQVKAEVSTWDGQAGLAQVKSEATQ
- a CDS encoding thioesterase family protein, producing the protein MNNLLLIHQTKVIEDWIDYNGHLRDAFYFLLFSHATDALMDRIGLDAEGRVLHGHTLYTLEAHINYLSEAKLHDQVQVFTHLVDYDSKRLHVVHHLYRPHDSVLLAVSEQMLMNINTEAGRAAKFAGSVEGHLSQIFESHRSLPRPGYCGRVIGIRR